The following are from one region of the Balaenoptera acutorostrata chromosome 18, mBalAcu1.1, whole genome shotgun sequence genome:
- the ANKRD10 gene encoding ankyrin repeat domain-containing protein 10 isoform X2, which yields MPLVNGEAEDDADSMHVDREFVTDTKNSSSVSNSLTNGCLINGHLDFPSTTQLSGMESRSGQCLTGPNGIGGGLVPGPPFPSSQGSPCVNGTEEPEKGTSVNPEMCGSLHLNGSPSSCVASRPSWAEDIGENLHYGHYHGFGDTAESIPELNSVIEHSNSVKVEEGYDSAVLGAMHLFHGS from the exons ATGCCGCTCGTGAATGGCGAGGCGGAAGACGATGCTGACAGCATGCACGTCGATAGAGAGTTTGTAACAG ATACGAAAAACAGTAGCTCCGTATCGAATTCACTGACAAATGGATGTctcatcaatggacatttggacTTCCCCTCCACGACACAGCTCAGTGGGATGGAGAGCAGGAGTGGCCAGTGCTTAACAGGACCTAATGGAATTGGCGGTGGACTAGTTCCAGGACCGCCGTTTCCAAGCAGCCAGGGTTCTCCCTGTGTTAATGGGACTGAGGAGCCAGAAAAGGGCACGAGCGTGAACCCCGAGATGTGCGGCTCTCTGCACCTGAACGGGAGTCCGAGTAGCTGCGTAGCCAGCAGGCCTTCCTGGGCGGAAGACATCGGGGAGAACCTGCACTACGGACACTACCACGGGTTTGGGGACACTGCCGAAAGCATCCCTGAGCTGAACAGCGTGATAGAGCACTCCAACTCCGTGAAGGTGGAGGAGGGGTACGACAGCGCCGTCCTGGGCGCCATGCACCTCTTCCACGGCTCTTAG